A single window of Dehalococcoidia bacterium DNA harbors:
- a CDS encoding GNAT family N-acetyltransferase: SPRPYAIAPLMRDEDRLTFIGDPQICDFMDFVVEQDRAAEAYRDLWRKLEAEEWSRLDLWGLSETSATRPAIAELARAAGYEVWEEQEAVSPRVDLPPTWDDYLATLSKKDRHELRRKLRRLHDGAGEVTLEVHADQASVNAAMEDFLHLHTISRQDKADFMTGAMPSFFRRMASAMAREGLVRLFTLRVGGKAAASVFCFDAGCCLYMYNSGYDPEYAGLSVGLLSKAMVLQWAIENGKESLDFLRGNEPYKYDLGARDRGVYQLTVRRT; this comes from the coding sequence TCCCCGCGTCCCTATGCCATCGCTCCCCTCATGAGGGACGAAGACCGCCTTACGTTCATTGGCGACCCGCAGATCTGCGACTTCATGGACTTCGTGGTCGAGCAGGACAGGGCGGCGGAGGCCTACCGTGACCTCTGGCGCAAGCTGGAGGCAGAGGAGTGGTCGCGGCTAGACCTCTGGGGCCTCAGCGAGACGTCCGCTACCCGTCCGGCGATCGCCGAACTGGCGCGCGCCGCCGGCTACGAGGTCTGGGAGGAGCAAGAGGCCGTCTCGCCTCGAGTAGACCTGCCGCCGACCTGGGACGACTACCTCGCTACGCTGTCAAAGAAGGACCGCCACGAACTGCGCCGCAAGCTCCGCCGGCTGCACGATGGCGCCGGGGAAGTCACCCTGGAGGTGCATGCTGACCAGGCGTCCGTCAACGCGGCCATGGAGGACTTCCTGCACCTGCACACCATCAGCCGCCAGGACAAGGCGGACTTCATGACCGGCGCGATGCCCTCCTTCTTCCGCCGCATGGCCTCGGCCATGGCCCGCGAGGGTCTCGTGAGGCTGTTTACGCTCCGTGTCGGCGGCAAGGCGGCGGCCTCCGTCTTCTGCTTTGATGCCGGCTGCTGCCTCTACATGTACAACTCCGGCTACGATCCGGAATATGCCGGCCTCTCCGTGGGGCTGCTTTCGAAGGCCATGGTGCTTCAGTGGGCGATCGAGAACGGCAAGGAGTCGCTCGACTTCCTCCGTGGCAACGAGCCCTACAAG